The following coding sequences are from one Hyalangium gracile window:
- a CDS encoding sigma-54-dependent transcriptional regulator: MQDDLSSLVVALSKSGDFEDAATRTLASLMQLTERTIASSKFSGRGKVLRGMVHLRPSGGYLRLAILEQGATAVQSAGSAGPRGAPSLVSAIAWRSVVQHGCPVFIDVTLGTLRPYSPQSPDKIEELLPGSFSSQESRQSFLSRQASHVCVIPLRTLGSGIGGMISLEADSPASMGQDFVWRECVEQLQTIAEIASPYLTGLPFRPAPQVEVDEYLPVVGASMANLLPILNVFAQQEESILVSGATGAGKSRLARWVHSRSNRRKGPFEVLDLIAVPEDLQMAELFGWKKGAFTGAVKDSLGSIGRAEGGTLFIDEIDKLSLKAQAGLLRVLEERSYRVLGDGAGDRGADVRFIIGTNVDLREAVRAGRFREDLYYRINVLPLRVPSLDERRDEIPLWANYMVNRRHREQFPQGQARLSSEAEQVLSRRTWPGNLRQLDNIIRRAYTLALVEHGATPELTLAEGHFSRALEYEGATGETPEKVAHSVTEAFRAAATAFIAEAKRRGTPLDLGLAEALVGMVLGQAVQQMGREDAFRALGRENLLKNRNHHKVLKRELEKVEALYKDLGEGSSPFATLLAEDETN; encoded by the coding sequence ATGCAAGATGATCTCTCCTCGCTGGTGGTGGCGTTGTCGAAGTCTGGGGATTTCGAGGACGCAGCCACCCGAACCCTGGCGAGCCTGATGCAACTGACGGAGCGGACGATCGCCTCCAGCAAGTTCTCCGGGCGCGGCAAGGTGCTCCGAGGCATGGTGCACCTGCGTCCCTCCGGGGGCTACCTGCGACTGGCCATCCTGGAGCAAGGCGCCACGGCGGTGCAGTCGGCCGGGAGCGCCGGCCCGCGCGGCGCCCCGAGCCTGGTGTCCGCCATCGCGTGGCGCTCGGTGGTGCAGCACGGGTGCCCCGTCTTCATCGACGTGACGCTGGGGACGCTGCGGCCCTACTCGCCGCAGTCCCCGGACAAGATCGAGGAGCTGCTGCCCGGCAGCTTCAGCAGCCAGGAGAGCCGCCAGAGCTTCCTGAGCCGGCAGGCCTCGCACGTGTGCGTGATCCCGCTGCGCACGCTGGGCTCGGGCATCGGCGGGATGATCTCGCTGGAGGCCGACAGCCCCGCGTCCATGGGCCAGGACTTCGTCTGGCGCGAGTGCGTGGAGCAGCTGCAGACCATCGCGGAGATCGCCTCGCCCTACCTCACCGGGCTGCCGTTCCGTCCGGCGCCCCAGGTGGAGGTGGACGAGTACCTGCCCGTGGTGGGCGCGTCGATGGCCAACCTGCTGCCCATCCTGAACGTGTTCGCCCAGCAGGAGGAGAGCATCCTGGTGAGCGGGGCCACCGGCGCGGGCAAGTCCCGGCTGGCGCGGTGGGTGCACTCGCGCTCCAACCGGCGCAAGGGCCCCTTCGAGGTGCTGGATCTGATCGCCGTGCCCGAGGATCTGCAGATGGCGGAGCTCTTCGGGTGGAAGAAGGGCGCGTTCACCGGCGCGGTGAAGGACAGCCTGGGCAGCATCGGGCGCGCGGAGGGCGGCACGCTCTTCATCGACGAGATCGACAAGCTGTCGCTCAAGGCGCAGGCGGGCCTGCTGCGCGTGCTGGAGGAGCGCTCCTACCGGGTGCTGGGAGACGGCGCGGGAGATCGGGGCGCGGACGTGCGCTTCATCATCGGCACCAACGTGGATCTGCGCGAGGCCGTGCGCGCGGGGCGCTTCCGCGAGGACCTGTACTACCGCATCAACGTGCTGCCGCTGCGGGTGCCGTCGCTGGACGAGCGGCGGGACGAGATCCCGCTCTGGGCCAACTACATGGTGAACCGGCGGCACAGGGAGCAGTTCCCCCAGGGGCAGGCGCGCCTGAGCTCCGAGGCGGAGCAGGTGCTGAGCCGGCGCACGTGGCCGGGCAACCTGCGGCAGCTCGACAACATCATCCGCCGGGCCTACACGCTGGCGCTGGTGGAGCACGGCGCCACGCCGGAGCTGACGCTGGCCGAGGGCCACTTCTCCCGGGCGCTGGAGTACGAGGGCGCCACGGGCGAGACACCCGAGAAGGTGGCGCACTCCGTCACGGAAGCGTTCCGCGCCGCCGCCACGGCGTTCATCGCCGAGGCCAAGCGCCGCGGCACTCCGCTGGATCTGGGCCTGGCCGAGGCGCTGGTGGGCATGGTGCTGGGTCAGGCCGTGCAGCAGATGGGCCGCGAGGACGCCTTCCGCGCGCTGGGCCGGGAGAACCTGCTGAAGAACCGCAACCACCACAAGGTGCTCAAGCGTGAGCTGGAGAAGGTGGAGGCCCTCTACAAGGATCTGGGCGAGGGCAGCTCTCCATTCGCCACGCTACTGGCCGAGGACGAGACAAACTGA
- a CDS encoding cyclic nucleotide-binding and patatin-like phospholipase domain-containing protein has protein sequence MTLPPLHFGALSRWLDFHPEQARHLLERRVFRRGTRVFPSPELSGAELPRLLIVLSGEVELIQLLPGCLAPHRPLYRGEVWVNPNQSAEKRRAPKAAIRIEAVATSEVLLLTERGLRSLPGVEAGELERILDDHAELHRSRRTFFKAIRHTVQFQRASVRHLHALIDTAEALSFEGGRNEDPVVIPQGSTLDEHRGVFLVLEGMLGEWREPPMDSERESVLTRALYPGSLFGDVVLHSDNPAPCTVKLHTETVRVARILEKHSERLIRRSPLFASSVSSSPADVWTRIADTVTGLTPPEVVLFRTDAPRVSLGTLLQGVAEATHQAYGDHILRVELVASSTTVPPAPLPEFRSGQVPSYRLEAPNGQAAALALQRLARSDAGRWDYFFVQVEEPRLWSGLEPPEGSAPGFRPLVDGDVTWKLVYLSRDPLEAEPPPGFDRGSVLYSALIEPDSEHRPGPAFPAGTVRLPLEVERFSRPRTLAECGAAEQEIFRRWGRAITERVVGIALGAGGSWGYAEIAVIRGMLERNIPIDVLSGTSFGAVAGACYSSLGLAGLELLLRKGQLFLGVIAASVLNSKAITFAFDRMLGHRRLEKVALPFFPVGTDVSQGQAWVLRRGTMGAAIRSSGIMPGLLSPDFTDSHGRVVDGAFINSVPASVLMSQRANLIVATNVLSAPPETQDPGPLLPGALGLFLHGLNPVGRLADLVRSTLILFHSGGDMNAECADVTFDLPFTPLPPWAFAEGQAFVDKAARVAGPTLDEIDARWKRMSRRRGELVSKIFSEGVRP, from the coding sequence ATGACGCTGCCCCCCTTGCACTTCGGTGCCCTGAGTCGCTGGCTCGACTTCCATCCGGAGCAGGCACGGCACCTCCTGGAGCGGCGGGTGTTCCGTCGGGGGACCCGCGTCTTCCCCAGTCCGGAGCTGAGCGGCGCCGAGCTGCCCAGGCTCCTGATCGTCCTCTCGGGAGAGGTGGAGCTCATCCAGCTCCTTCCGGGGTGCCTGGCGCCACATCGGCCCCTCTACCGGGGCGAGGTGTGGGTCAACCCGAACCAGTCGGCGGAGAAGCGGCGGGCGCCCAAGGCAGCCATTCGCATCGAGGCGGTGGCCACGAGCGAGGTGCTGCTGCTGACCGAGCGAGGGCTGCGCTCGCTGCCAGGGGTGGAGGCAGGGGAGCTGGAGCGGATCCTCGACGATCACGCGGAGCTCCACCGCTCCAGACGCACCTTCTTCAAGGCCATCCGCCACACCGTCCAGTTCCAGCGGGCCAGCGTGAGGCACCTGCATGCCCTGATCGACACGGCGGAGGCGCTCTCCTTCGAGGGAGGCCGCAACGAGGATCCGGTCGTCATCCCCCAGGGCAGCACCCTGGATGAGCACAGGGGCGTCTTCCTGGTCCTGGAGGGGATGCTGGGGGAGTGGCGGGAGCCGCCGATGGACTCCGAGCGCGAGTCCGTCCTCACCCGCGCCCTCTATCCCGGGAGCCTCTTCGGAGACGTGGTGCTGCACAGCGACAACCCGGCGCCATGCACGGTGAAGCTGCACACGGAGACGGTGCGGGTGGCCCGCATCCTCGAGAAGCACAGCGAGCGGCTCATCCGCCGCTCTCCGCTGTTCGCCAGCTCCGTGTCCTCCTCTCCCGCGGATGTCTGGACGCGCATCGCGGACACGGTCACCGGGCTGACTCCGCCCGAGGTGGTGCTCTTTCGGACGGATGCGCCCCGGGTGTCTCTGGGCACGCTCCTCCAGGGCGTGGCCGAGGCCACCCATCAGGCCTACGGCGATCACATCCTCCGGGTGGAGCTGGTGGCGTCCTCGACGACGGTGCCCCCCGCGCCTCTGCCGGAGTTCCGTTCCGGGCAGGTGCCGTCCTATCGCCTCGAGGCCCCCAACGGGCAGGCCGCGGCCCTCGCGCTCCAGCGGCTGGCGAGGTCGGACGCGGGGCGGTGGGACTACTTCTTCGTGCAGGTGGAGGAGCCCCGGCTGTGGTCCGGGCTCGAGCCTCCCGAAGGCAGCGCTCCGGGCTTCCGGCCTCTCGTCGATGGGGACGTGACGTGGAAGCTGGTCTACCTCTCACGAGATCCGCTCGAGGCGGAGCCTCCTCCGGGCTTCGACCGGGGCTCCGTCCTCTACTCCGCCCTGATCGAGCCGGACTCCGAGCACAGGCCGGGCCCCGCGTTTCCCGCGGGGACGGTGCGCCTCCCGCTCGAGGTGGAGCGCTTCTCCAGGCCCCGCACCCTGGCGGAGTGCGGCGCGGCGGAGCAGGAGATCTTCCGGCGCTGGGGACGGGCCATCACCGAGCGCGTGGTGGGCATCGCGCTGGGGGCGGGCGGCTCCTGGGGCTATGCCGAGATCGCCGTCATTCGCGGGATGCTCGAGCGGAACATCCCCATCGACGTGCTCAGCGGGACGAGCTTCGGAGCCGTGGCTGGGGCCTGCTACAGCAGCCTGGGCCTGGCGGGGTTGGAGCTGCTGCTGAGGAAGGGGCAGCTCTTCCTGGGCGTCATCGCGGCGAGCGTGCTCAACTCCAAGGCGATCACCTTCGCCTTCGATCGCATGCTGGGCCACCGGCGGCTGGAGAAGGTCGCGCTGCCCTTCTTCCCCGTGGGCACGGACGTCTCCCAGGGCCAGGCGTGGGTGCTCCGGCGGGGGACGATGGGCGCCGCCATCCGCTCCAGCGGGATCATGCCGGGGCTGCTCTCGCCGGACTTCACGGACAGCCACGGCCGCGTCGTGGACGGGGCCTTCATCAACAGCGTCCCGGCCAGTGTGTTGATGTCCCAGCGCGCCAACCTGATCGTGGCCACCAACGTGCTCTCGGCGCCTCCCGAGACGCAGGACCCGGGCCCCCTGTTGCCGGGAGCGCTGGGGTTGTTCCTCCATGGCCTCAACCCCGTCGGGCGCCTGGCCGATCTGGTGCGCTCGACGCTCATCCTGTTCCACTCCGGCGGAGACATGAACGCGGAATGTGCCGACGTGACCTTCGATCTTCCCTTTACTCCGCTTCCACCCTGGGCCTTTGCCGAGGGGCAGGCCTTCGTGGACAAGGCGGCGAGAGTCGCCGGGCCGACCCTCGACGAGATCGATGCGCGGTGGAAGCGGATGTCCCGGCGTCGCGGCGAGCTGGTGTCCAAGATCTTCTCTGAGGGGGTACGGCCATGA
- a CDS encoding ArsA family ATPase, giving the protein MARVLMVCGKGGVGKTTVAAATALTAARQGHRTLVMSFDLAHSLADSFDLDRELFNSARGAPRRVEDRLDVQEIDVQEDLGRHWGEIHEYTTLFMSTTGLSEVVAEEMAVFPGLEDIIALMYIKKYVDQRTYDVIVVDCPPTAEALRFVAVTSMLDWYVRKRLRTDKTLLKLTRPLAERISDTPLPSDAYLVALERLVESLRGVDEILLNPAVTSVRLVTNAEKMVVRETQRAFMYFNMYGMVTDKIVINRLLPEGEGYFAKWARTQAHYASEIRGFFEPVPVKGLPLFEDEVVGVERLAQLGKNLYGDEDPARSFVAERPYEFKKQDDEYTLSLRLPFVDKRDIQLSRDDEDLVIRIGTFKRYVMLPRSISRLETAGARMENGNLHIRFVKEAHP; this is encoded by the coding sequence ATGGCTCGCGTCTTGATGGTCTGCGGCAAGGGCGGCGTGGGGAAGACTACAGTTGCCGCGGCCACCGCGCTCACGGCCGCCCGCCAGGGCCACCGCACCCTGGTGATGTCCTTCGATCTGGCGCACAGCCTGGCCGACTCCTTCGATCTGGACCGGGAGCTCTTCAACTCCGCCCGCGGCGCCCCGCGGCGCGTCGAGGACAGGCTGGACGTCCAGGAGATCGACGTCCAGGAGGACCTGGGCCGTCACTGGGGCGAGATCCACGAGTACACCACGCTCTTCATGTCCACGACGGGCCTGTCCGAGGTCGTCGCCGAGGAGATGGCGGTGTTCCCGGGCCTCGAGGACATCATCGCGCTGATGTACATCAAGAAGTACGTCGATCAGCGCACGTACGACGTGATCGTCGTGGACTGCCCGCCCACGGCGGAGGCGCTGCGGTTCGTGGCCGTCACGTCGATGCTCGACTGGTACGTGCGCAAGCGCCTGCGCACGGACAAGACGCTGCTCAAGCTCACGCGCCCCCTGGCCGAGCGCATCAGCGACACCCCGCTGCCCAGCGACGCGTACCTGGTGGCCCTGGAGCGGCTGGTGGAGAGCCTGCGAGGCGTGGACGAGATCCTGCTCAACCCGGCGGTGACGTCCGTGCGGCTGGTAACCAACGCCGAGAAGATGGTGGTGCGCGAGACGCAGCGCGCCTTCATGTACTTCAACATGTACGGGATGGTGACGGACAAGATCGTCATCAACCGGCTGCTGCCCGAGGGCGAGGGCTACTTCGCCAAGTGGGCACGCACCCAGGCCCACTACGCCTCGGAGATCCGCGGCTTCTTCGAGCCGGTGCCCGTCAAGGGGTTGCCCCTCTTCGAGGACGAGGTGGTGGGCGTGGAGCGGCTGGCCCAGCTGGGCAAGAACCTGTACGGCGACGAGGATCCGGCACGCAGCTTCGTCGCCGAGCGCCCCTACGAGTTCAAGAAGCAGGACGACGAGTACACGCTGAGCCTGCGGCTGCCCTTCGTGGACAAGCGGGACATCCAGCTGTCGCGGGATGACGAGGACCTGGTCATCCGCATCGGCACCTTCAAGCGCTACGTCATGCTCCCGCGCTCCATCTCCCGGCTCGAGACGGCCGGGGCCCGCATGGAGAACGGCAACCTCCACATCCGCTTCGTCAAGGAGGCCCACCCATGA
- a CDS encoding patatin-like phospholipase family protein yields MKRILALDGGGPVSLVTAVLMRRLEDARPGFISAADVISGTSAGGIMALILASKENPADGINACIELWSTVPVYSGGPLRTMCGVLGQSAFFVQDNLAKFLNAVIGDKTLKELERRVVVPTTLMDGEVRGVRTWRPKIFHNFPYPNEPDLEELAVDVALRTSASPVTFPLQGKFADGGLYANNPSLCALTQVFHASQNIAEENTKANEVRLLSIGAGVNPRYTDKPDADWGWTEWMLAPKQPARVIEVTFDAGVYAVDFQCAALLDGYYQRLNPLLTQEESRLFSEPMDAKHFVEVAERADLQPTLDWIDSTDWMNSPRTKVKRAAAAKAKVAPEAEHPVHELPLRPKS; encoded by the coding sequence ATGAAGCGAATTCTCGCGCTGGACGGAGGCGGTCCCGTCTCCCTGGTGACCGCCGTGTTGATGCGGCGCCTGGAAGATGCGCGGCCTGGTTTCATCAGCGCGGCGGACGTCATCAGCGGCACCTCGGCGGGGGGCATCATGGCCCTCATCCTGGCCTCCAAGGAGAACCCGGCCGACGGCATCAACGCCTGCATCGAGCTGTGGTCCACCGTGCCCGTCTACTCGGGCGGGCCCTTGCGGACCATGTGCGGAGTGCTCGGGCAGAGCGCGTTCTTCGTCCAGGACAACCTGGCCAAGTTCCTCAACGCGGTGATCGGCGACAAGACGCTCAAGGAGCTGGAGCGCCGGGTGGTGGTGCCCACCACCTTGATGGACGGCGAGGTGCGCGGCGTGCGCACGTGGCGGCCCAAGATCTTCCACAACTTCCCCTACCCCAACGAGCCGGACCTGGAGGAGCTCGCCGTGGACGTGGCGCTGCGGACCAGCGCCTCGCCCGTCACCTTCCCGCTCCAGGGCAAGTTCGCGGACGGCGGGCTCTACGCCAACAACCCGTCCCTGTGCGCGCTGACCCAGGTGTTCCACGCCAGCCAGAACATCGCTGAGGAGAACACGAAGGCCAACGAGGTGCGGCTGCTGTCCATCGGCGCCGGCGTGAATCCCCGCTACACCGACAAGCCCGACGCGGACTGGGGCTGGACCGAGTGGATGCTGGCGCCCAAGCAGCCCGCGCGCGTCATCGAGGTCACCTTCGACGCGGGCGTCTACGCCGTGGACTTCCAGTGCGCCGCTCTCCTGGACGGGTACTACCAGCGCCTCAATCCGCTGCTCACCCAGGAGGAGAGCCGACTCTTCTCCGAGCCCATGGACGCCAAGCACTTCGTCGAGGTGGCCGAGCGGGCGGACCTCCAGCCCACGCTGGACTGGATCGACTCCACGGACTGGATGAACAGCCCCCGCACGAAGGTCAAGCGCGCCGCCGCGGCCAAGGCCAAGGTGGCTCCCGAGGCCGAGCACCCCGTTCACGAGCTGCCGCTCCGCCCCAAGAGCTGA